TGTTCCGGCTTCCTCCCCTGGATCTTTTGGAGAAGGTTCCGGAGAGCAGCAGCCCCGTGGATGAAGACTTTCTGCGTTCACAATCTGAAATACTTGAAAAAAAACTGGCGGACTTCGGGGTTGACGGCCGGGTTGTCACCGTAACACCGGGGCCTGTCATTACAACCTTTGAGTATAAGCCCGCACCGGGTGTAAAAATCAGTAAGGTGACAAATCTGGCCGATGATCTTGCTCTGGCACTGAAGGCCATGAGCATACGGATCATTGCGCCCATTCCGGGAAAGGCCGCCATCGGCATAGAAGTGCCCAATGCCGTGCGGGAGATGGTGCATTTCCGTGAGATCGTGGTTTCGGAGTCTTTCCGGAAGAGTAAATCGCCCTTAACCGTTTGTCTGGGTAAGGATATAGTGGGGCTTCCCGTTGCCGTTGAAATGGACCGTATGCCCCATCTCCTCATTGCCGGTGCCACAGGAGCAGGAAAAAGCGTGGGGCTGAATGTCATGATTACAAGTCTGCTTTTCAAAGCCTCTCCCGAGGAGGTAAAGCTGATCATGATAGACCCCAAGCGCATTGAGCTGTCTGTATATGATGGTATTCCCCACCTCATTACTCCGGTGGTGACAGATATGAAAAAAGCCACAGCGGCATTGTTTTGGGCCGTAAAAGAAATGGAGCGGCGCTATGAGCTCCTTGCAGGATTGAGATGCCGCAATATCGGTCAGTATAATGAAAAAGTCAGGGCTGTTCGGGAAGATCCCGGAAAATTACCGAATGAACCGGAAGAAGATTGTCTTCCTGAAAAGCTTCCTTATATTGTTATCGTAATTGATGAACTGGCTGACCTGATGATGGTGGCATCCAAGGATGTGGAGGTGGCTCTGGCACGACTTGCCCAGATGGCCAGAGCGGCGGGTATCCATATCATCCTTGCAACCCAGCGGCCTTCCGTGGATGTTCTGACAGGAATCATCAAGGCCAACTTCCCCACGCGCATGGCTTTTCAGGTTTCTTCCCGTATCGATTCCAGAACCATTCTGGATACCTCCGGGGCGGAGGCATTGCTGGGTAATGGGGATATGCTGTTCATGCCTCCGGGGACGGCCCGCTTGCAGCGTATACACGGGGCTTATATAGGAGAAGATGCTCTGATGGGAGTGATTGCATTCCTGAAGGAGCAGGGGGAGCCGGAGTATCTGTCGGAAGTTACGGAAGCCTTTGCGGGTAATGGAGATGGAGACAGTGAAGGTGGTGGCGGGGATCACGATGCCCGTTATGATGAGGCGGTGGCTCTGGTAGCCAGGAATCGTCAGGCTTCCATTTCCATGGTTCAGCGCCATCTCCGCATAGGTTACAACCGGGCGGCCAGAATCATAGAGGCCATGGAGCAGGAGGGCGTAATCGGTCCTGCTGACGGAGCTAAGCCCAGAGAGGTGCTGGTTCCTGCTTTTGACGAAATACCCTAGGTCTGCCATGGTACACCCGTGGCAATGCGGGATACGGTTGCATGAAAAACGTGCAAGGAAGGGGAGTTGTTTTTGTGTATAATACTGATCTGATTGAACGGACAAAAGGTTTTATGGACCCGGAAGAAGGGGAGCGCCTTTTTCAGCTGGCGCTGGATGCAGGGCGTATGGGACCCTGCCTTGAAATAGGCAGCTACTGCGGGAAATCAGCCCTTTACATGGGGCCGGCTTGTCAGTCACATGGGGGGATTCTCTATTCCATTGATCATCACAGGGGCAATGAAGAGCAGCAGCCTGGAGAACTCTATCATGACCCGGAGCTGGTTGACCCCCGTACCGGCCGTATGGACACTCTGTTTTTTCTGCGGAAAGTTCTGGCAGAAGCGGAACTGGAAGATACGGTGGTCCCCCTTGTTGGCGGGTCAGACCACATTGCCCGTTTCTGGCATACTCCCCTTTCCCTTGTTTTTATTGATGGGGGGCACACATTCAAGGCGGCGTATACGGATTATGTGAGCTGGTTTTCCCATGTGCAGCCCGGTGGTTTTTTAGTGGTGCATGATATTTTTGAGCGTCCGGAGGACGGGGGGCAGGCTCCCTGGTATGTTTATGAAACGGCTAAAAAATCAGGTCTTTTTGAAGAGCTGCCCCGTACAAAGTCCCTTGGGGTGCTGCGGCGTTATCGGCCGGGGGAATTGCCTCCGGATCTTCCTGAATGAGCAGGGGGCGGGATGGCCGGAGTAGGGGTGAACATGGTCTGCATTGACAGATTCTGTGTATTTTGTTAGTTTATATAAGTTTTGAAAGTAAAATCTGAATGAAGTATGAACATTCTGACAGAAACTGACTGAACTGAATATCTGACCGGAGCGGATGGATATTTTGGTGGATGTTATTTTACAGTAAACGTTCCTACAAACGGATTGAATACAGACACATGAATGCTTTTCTGCGACCTGAACTTCCTTCTGAAAGCGGCTTTCCCATTGCAAGGGCCGGATACCCGTTTATTTTGATTTCCGTTTTTGTGACGGCCATTGCTGCCCTTGCTGGGTGGGCATGGCTGACTGGATTGGGGCTTTGCGCCAGCCTTTTCTGCTTCTGGTTTTTTCGTGACCCGGATCGTCTGATTCCGGCTGATCCGGAAGCCATGGTTTCGCCTGCCGACGGGAAAGTAATTGTAGCACAAAGGGTGGATTCTCATCCTTATGGAGATGGGCCTGCATTTCAGATCAGTATTTTCATGTCTGTCTTCAATGTTCATGTGAACAGAATTCCCTTTGACGGTACTGTACGGGAGATTCGGTATCAGCCCGGGCGTTTTTTTAATGCCAGTCTTGACAAAGCGTCAAAGGATAATGAGCGGAATGCACTTCTCATAGAGACCCCGTCTTCGGTAAAATTCTGGACCGTGCAGGTGGCAGGCCTTGTGGCCCGCCGTATCATCTGCAGAGTACGGGAAGGTGATCAGGTATCAAGGGGCGTTCGTTTTGGGATTATCTGTTTTGGATCCCGCCTGGATCTGTATCTGCCCGAAGGTTTTGCGTGCTCCGTCAAAGTGGGTGAGCGTGTGTCCGCTGGCACAACAACACTGGGGAGTCTGAGATGAAAAAAACAAATGGGATGTCCCGCGCCCGGAAGGGTGTGTATGTGCTGCCTAATATGTTAACTTCCATGAATCTTTTCTGTGGCTTTTATGCCATTATCTCTGCCATCAACGGGCAGTACGAGACAGCGGCTATCTCTATTTTTGTCGCTATTGTTTTTGATATACTGGATGGCAAGGTGGCCAGGGCAACCAATACAACCAGCCGATTCGGCATAGAGTATGACTCCCTTGCCGATCTGATTTCCTTTGGTCTGGCCCCGGGTCTGCTGATTTATCTCTGGGCTTTACAGCCTATGGGAAGGTTGGGATGGCTTGCTGCTTTTCTTTTCATGATCTGCGGAGCTTTGCGCCTGGCTCGTTTCAATTCCATGGTGGACGCGACTCCCGGAAGTGATTTTTCTGGTCTTCCCATTCCCGGAGCGGCGGCCATGGCGGCCACAACGCTGCTTTTGTGTGAACGAACGCTGGTAAGTTTTGTGGAATGGCCTTTTATTCCCATGATTATGCTGTATGCGCTTTCTTTTCTCATGGTAAGTAATGTCCGTTATAGCAGTTTTAAAAAACACAGCCTTTTCAAACGGTTTAACTTCCATGTGCTGGTGGCCTGCATACTGATCTTTGTGTTCATTGCTGCCGAACCACCGGTGGCCCTTTTTCTTATTTCCCTTATCTATGTTCTTTCCGGTCCCCTTGGGATGCTGAAGGGGCATAAGGATGAACCGGTAGAAGAGGTTTTGGGAGAAGAAAAGCTGGACAGCTGATCAGAGAATAAGAGAGACAGGCAAGGATCCATTCTTCAATCCTGAAGGAATTGGGAATGGATCTTTATTTTTATAATTCTATCAGGTTCTGAGAATGGTGTATAAAAGACAGGCGGTCTGGTCCCTGCCGTCATTCGGGTGATTTTCAGGCCCGAAGAGTTTTATGGAACCTCCGGTTGGCCTTTACCAATAGTCTCTCTCTGCAAGCAGGCCGGACTTTATACCCCCTTGTTTGAAAACCGTAAGGAGTTTGCATTACCATGTCCGGAAAACTTTTGAATGTTGCCGTTGCCGGTGCAACGGGTGCCGTTGGCAATGAAATGATCCGTGGTCTTGAGTCTCGTAACTTTCCCGTTAAGTCGTTGAAACTTCTTGCTTCCAGCCGTTCCGTTGGACGGACGTTGTCATTTCGGGGGCAGGATATAGCCGTGGAAGAGCTTACAGCAGATTCGTTTACGGGCGTGGATATAGCTCTGTTTTCCGCAGGCGGTGGACCGAGCCTTGCGTTTGCCCCCCATGCGGCAGCAGCGGGGTGTGTCGTGGTGGATAATTCCAGTGCCTGGCGCATGGACCCTGATGTCCCCCTTGTGGTCCCTGAGGCCAACCCGGAGGCTGTTGCTGGCTATGTGGGTAAGGGTATTATTGCCAATCCGAATTGTTCTACCATACAGATGCTGGTGGCATTGGCGCCCATTCATCGTACATACGGGCTGAAGCGCATTGTGGTTTCAACCTATCAGGCGGTGTCTGGTACGGGTAAAAAAGCCATTGACGAACTGTCCGTACAGACACAGGCTGTTCTTGACAGGGCAGATCCGGTATGCGGAGTGTATCCCCATCGTATTGCCTTCAATTGTTTGCCCCATATTGATGTTTTTCTGGAAAATGGGTATACGAAAGAAGAGATGAAGATGGTGAACGAAACCAGAAAAATTCTTGGGGACGCCACCATCGGTATCACGGCTACAACCGTTCGTGTGCCAGTTTTTTATGGGCATTCTGAAGCTGTGAATGTCGAAACCCGTATGCCCTTTGATATGAAGGATGTCCGGAACCTGCTTCGAGCTGCACCCGGTGTGCGTGTGGTGGATGACCCTGCGGGTAATGTGTATCCCATGGCCATTGATGCGACTGGCCAGGATGATACTCTGGTGGGACGTATTCGAAGGGATGAATCCATGGAGAATGCCATGAACCTTTGGATTGTGGCGGATAATATCCGCAAAGGTGCAGCCACCAACACCATTCAGATTGCCGAAATACTGGCTGAAAAGTACCTTTGATATCTGTTCTTGTGAGAATTTTATTTTGAATAAGTACGGTTTTTACTGTGTGGGATGCCTTCCATCGTGGGATCACTGACGGAGGCGTTTCTGAAACATATGTCTTCATTCTGAAGACAGTATCGGTGAAATATCAAAGAGGATGGAACTTCTTATCCGATCATGGCAGAAGTTTCATCTTCTTTTACTTAGGCTGTTGAACAAAGAAAACAGGAGTTTTTCCATTGGAACGTATTCCCATTACCAAGGAAGGGTATGAGCACCTTAAAAAGGAGCTTGAACATCTGAAGAGTGTAGAAAGGCCCAGGAATATAGAGGCCATAGAGGTTGCCCGTGCCCATGGCGATCTTTCTGAAAATGCTGAGTACGATGCTGCCAAGGAGCGGCAGTCCTTTCTTGAAGGCCGTATTGCAGACCTCAGCTTCAAGCTGGCTAATGCCGATGTAATTGATACATCGAAGGTTACCAGAGATAAGGTGGTGTTTGGTTGCCGCATCCTTCTGGAGAATGTGGACTCCGGTGCTGAGGTGACCTATCAGCTCGTGGGTCCGGATGAATCGGATATCAGTAAGGGCAAAATCTCCGTATCCTCTCCCCTGGGCAGGGCTATCCTTGGCAAGGTCCCCGGAGATGAGGTTGTGGTGGATGCTCCCGGTGGTAAACGTTGTTATGAGCTTGTGGATATTTTATAAAACCCAGTAACAAAGGAGCCGTTCATGGCACGTGTGACCATTGAAGACTGTCTGAGTAAAGTTCCCAACCGGTTTAAGCTTGTGCATATGGCTGCTAAACGGGTACGCCAGCTGCGGGAGGGATCTGAGTATCTGGTACAGCGGGCAAAAAATGAGGATGTGGTAATGGCTTTGCGGGAGATTGCCGCGGGTCGGGTTGTCTCGGATACGGACTCCGGCAGCAAAAAGGGTGATAAATAAGCTTGCTGGAAAAAAATAAAAATTATACCAAAATCTCCAAGGCGGTAGGCAGGGCCGCTTTTCAGTATCGGATGTTTGATTCAGGAGAGCGTATAGCCGTTGGCCTTTCCGGAGGTAAAGACAGCCTTACTCTGCTCCGGGTGCTGGTGGACCGGCAGCGCATTTCGGCCATCCCGTACACGCTGCATCCCGTTTATGTGGACCCTGGTTTTGACGGCGGTTTCGATCAAGACCTGGTCCGGTGGTGCGCCGAACTGGGACTTTCCCTTACCGTAGAAAAAACGACCCATGGCCCCCTTGCCCACAGTGAGGAAAACCGTAAAAAGAGTCCCTGTTTTCTCTGCGCACTTATGCGGCGGAAGCGTCTCTTTTCCATTGCCGGAGATATGGGATGCCGGACTCTTGCTCTGGGGCATACCAAAGATGACATCATTGAAACACTTTTTATGAATATGTGTTACGCGGGTAAGATCGGTACCATGGTACCCCGCCAGGATCTTTTTAAGGGACGGTTGCGCATTATAAGGCCTCTCAGTCTGGTGGATGAGCAGCAGATTGTGAAATTGACGCGGACTTTTCCAGATCTTTTTCCCGTGTTCAGCAATCCATGCCCATCTGCGGCACATAGCAAGCGCAGGCAGATTAAGGGGTTTCTCGAAACCCTCTATCGTCAGGATAAAAAAATTAAAAACAATGTTTTCAGATCTATGGGCAATGTGCGCATGGAGTACATGCTGCAGTCTCCCCCGGAGGCAGACTGTCACAACCCGCATACGGGTGAGGATGAGGAATGAAAGATGTGCAGCGTCAGCGGGATGAGCGTAATCTGCCCATTGACAAGGTGGGTATCAAGAATCTGAAATATCCCATTACGGTTCTGGACCGTGAAAAGGGCAGGCAGCAGACCGTTGCGGATATATCCATGTATGTGGATCTGCCCCATGATGCCAAGGGCACCCATATGAGCCGCTTTGTGGAAATGCTGCATCTTTTCCGTGAGGAGGTTTCCCTTCGGTCCTTTTCAACCATTCTGCAGGAAATGCGTACCCTGCTGGAGGCAGAAAGAGCTCATATTGATGTGACCTTTCCGTATTTTATCGAAAAGAAAGCACCCGTGAGTAAAGAGCCGGGACTGATGGATTATTCCTGCACCATTTCCGGGTCCATATCCGCAGAAGGCAGAACGGATCTTCTTTCCACGGTTCGGGTACCGGTAATGTCGGTTTGTCCCTGTTCGTTAGAAATCAGCGACATTGGTGCCCATACCCAGAGGGGGATGGTGACGGTTTCTGTGCGTTTCCGGAAATTTTTCTGGATAGAGGCTCTTATTCAAAGAATTGAAGGCTGTGCTTCCAGCGATGTTTTTTCCGTGCTGAAAAGAGTGGATGAAAAAGCGGTAACGGAGCATGCTTTCCGGAATCCCAAATTTGTAGAGGATATTGTGCGGGATGTGGCCCTTTCTTTACAGGAAGATCCCAACATTACCTGGTTTTCCGTGAGTGCGGAAAATTATGAATCCATTCATAACCACAGTGCCTTTGCCCAGATTGCCAGCGAATCTCTGCAAGCTCTTTAAAGGCTTTTCTTTCCTGAAGCATGGGCGTATGGTGCAACAGTCCGGTTACCTTCGGGGTATCCGTTTTGTTGAACAGCGGGCAATTCTGTTATGCCCCCTTACAGGAGAGAAATGATGATTCGTCGTAACCCCAGTGGGGATTTGCCGCAGGTCCACCCGGAAGCCTATGTGGACAATACAGCTATCATTTGTGGCAAGGTAATCATTGAGGAAAATGTGTATGTGGGACCTTATGCGGTCATCCGAGCCGATGAAACGGATGCATCAGGCAGTCTGGATCCCATTGTCATCCGTGCCAATTCCAATATACAGGATGGCGTTGTCATCCATTCCAAGGCCGGTGCACCTGTAACCATAGGTTTTTCCACATCCATTGCCCATCGTTCGATTATTCATGGTCCCTGTACCATCGGTGACAAGGTTTTTATCGGATTCAACAGCGTTATTTTCAATTCCACAGTCGGAGACGGTTGTGTTGTCCGCCACAATGCCGTGGTGGATGGCTGTGATCTGCCACCGGAATTCTATGTTCCTTCCACCATGCAGCTGGATGCGGATTCCGACCTGGATAATATTCCAAGGGTGCATGCGGAAGCATCAGAGTTTTCGGAATCTGTTGTCTGTGCCAACCATGAACTGGTAAAGGGATACAAGGCCTTGAGCAATGAGTTTTAACATGCTGTGATCCATGGTTTGTGTCTGGTAATGATGCCTGAAAAAATCAGCTCTTTTGAAATAAAGGGGTGTTTTTTTCAGGCTTTTTTGTTTTGAACGTCCAGACGTTCGTATTTTTTTGTGCGGCTCGGTCGAGCAGCCGAAACCCTTCGGCTGTATCTGAGGGCTTCGTGCGGAAGTACCGGGTTGCATGCATGGGCGCGCTTCTGATCATGGAGGTTGACAGGAAGGTTTTTTCTATGGTTAAAAGACAAAACAATGATTCGGCCGGTCGGCCGAGCGAAAAAGCGGAGGGGCCATGACGGTTTTGGAAAGAACCAGGGGATATGCCCGCAGTGAGATTCTGGATGCGGCAACCCGTCTTTTTCTGGATAAAGGCGTAGACAAGGCTTCCTTGTCGGATATTGCTTCCGGTGCGGGTGTCAGCAAGGGGACATTGCATTACCATTTTGCATCTAAAAATGATTTGATATTTGCCATCACGGAAGCCCACATGGAGTCGATTACCGCAGAACTGTTGAGAGTTCTGGATCATCGGGGGGAGAATCCAGAAGAGCTGTTTTCTCTGCTTATGACGTCTCTCCTTGAGGCCAGAACCAGAGGGCGTCTTCATCTTCATCTGGTTGGTGAGGCCGTAGGCGATAATTCCGTATTGGGGAAAAGGATAGAAACAAGCTACCAGCGCTGGGAGGAAATGCTGTCTGCCGCATTATTACGCCTGTTTCCAGGCCACAGAGCGGCGGGAGCAGTGGCCAGCCTTATGATAGCCATCATTGACGGATTTATTATTCAGGATCTTATAAGGCAGAATGAGCTGCCGCTGTCCCTGCTGATTGAATCTTTGATGGCTATGAACAGGAGCTTTGTGGTGCAGGATATTTCGGAAGAAGAGAGTTTCCGGAAGGGGTAGATATGCAGGTGAGTCGTTACTTTACGGAGTAGGAGTCAGCCATCGGTCACTAAACCAGAGAGGAGAAAGCCGTGCCGCGAGAATATGGCCCCGTAAAACCGGGACGTAAGTGGTTGAAGGAGGGGGTTGCGCGTATTGTTTTTTTTGTTTTGGGCAGAGCATTTCAATCAGCAGCGCGCATGGATGAGGGGATACGTAGGGAAGTTGCCCAGTGGGAGGAGGGGTTTCGCCTTGCCATGAGAATTCTTCCCGATGGTCCATCCATGGGGCTGACGAAAAGAGATGGGCGTATCCGTTATGTGGGTGAAGGCTCAGTGGATGCGGATTTGGTGATCCGGTTTAAAAATATCGAAAGTGCCTTCCTTGTTTTGACGCCCCAGATGGGCTCTGCCAGAGCCTTTGCGGAGAATCGCATCGGGCTTGTGGGGGATGTGGCCCGTTCCATGTCCTTTGTGCGCTGTCTGGACCGGCTGCTGGCTTATATGTACCCGGCATTTATCTGCAACAGGCTGGTGAAACGTATGCCTCAGATCAAACGCCCCTTCCGGCGCAGGCTCTATTTGTATGTATTGGGAATTCCATTTGGTATCTGATTGAACCCACCGTAAGGAGAAAGAATCATGCTGCCTTCCAGTTTTGAGTTCCATAATCCGGTTAAAATTATTTCCGGTTACAAAGTACTGGATAATCTGCCCTATGAGCTTTCGCAGATGGGTGCTGAACGTCCCCTTATCATAACGGACAGGGGCGTTGTGGAGGCGGGTCTTGTGCGCATAGTCCGTTCTGCTTTTGACAGTTCCGGTATGACCATTGGTGCTGTTTATGATGATGTTCCTCCGGATTCGTCCGTGGATACGGTTAACGCCATAGCCGATGTGTACCGGAAAAACCAATGTGATAGCCTGGTGGCTGTGGGAGGCGGTTCTCCCATAGATACGGCCAAAGGCGTGAATATTCTGGTTTCCCATGAAAAGGGGACCTTGAAGGATTATATGGGGGCGGATCGCCTAAGTGGCCCCCTGAAACCGTTGGTTGTGGTGCCTACCACAGCCGGAACGGGGTCGGAAGTTACCCTTGTAGCTGTCATTGCGGATACCCGGGATAATGTGAAAATGGCTTTTGTCTCGCGTCATCTGATGCCGGATGTAGCCCTGCTGGATCCTAGGATGACCCTTACCATGCCGGCAAAGATTACGGCGTCAACGGGGATGGATGCTTTAAGTCATGCCATGGAGGCCTGGGTTGGTCTGCAAAAAAATCCCCTGAGTGATGCCCATGCCACGGCAGCCATTACCCTCATCCGCCACTATCTTCCCCTTGCCATTGCGGATGGAAAAGACCGCACAGCGAGGCTGGCCCTTGCCAATGCTTCCTGCATGGCCGGGGCTGCTTTTTCCAACTCCATGGTGGGAATGGTGCATGCTCTGGGACATGCTGCCGGTGCGGTCTGCCATATACCCCATGGCGTGGCCATGGGTATCTTTCTGCCCCACGGGCTCCGGTATAATCTTTTGAAAAGGGCGGATATCATCGGAGAGCTTCTTTTGCCCTTTGCGGGGGCCGATATCTATGCGGCAACACCTTCAGCCCAGAGAGCGGACCGGCTCATTGCGTTGCTGGTTGAATTTCAGCGCTTCCTGAAAGAAAAAGCGGGATTGCCTATGCGTCTGAAGGATGCGGGAGTTCGTGACGATCAGCTGGGAGCCATTGCGCTGAAAGCCATAAATGATGGCGCGCTGATGATGAACCCCGCAGAGATGGATATGGATGATGCCCGCAGGCTCCTTGCCGAAGCTTTCTGAGGCGGCTTCGGACTTTGTATTATGGGTAAACAGAACAGGCTTGTTACCCACCAGAAGGAGATTGCTATGCGTGAGAATCGGGTCGGGGGTAATGGACACCATACGGAGTGCAGAAATCCTGCAACGGATGAGGTTCTGGGGTATTCGCCTCTGCACAGTCCGGAGGAAGTGGCAGGCTTTATCCGTAAGGCGGAGGAGGTGCACTCCGAATGGTCTGCCCTTCCCCTGAAAAGAAAAATCGTAGCAATGAAAAAGATCCGCCGCTACATGGTGGATCATCTGGATGATCTGGCACTGAGCATAGCAAGGGATAATGGCAAAACGAGAATGGATGCACTGGCAACGGAGGTCTTTCCAGCCATAGCCGCTCTTGGTTATTATTGCAGAAAAGCGGCTTTTTTTCTCAAGGACCGTTCCGTTGGGCCATCTTCTTTACTTTTCTGGAACAAACGGAGCAGGATCCGGCGCCTACCCTTTGGTGTGGTGGGTGTAATTTCTCCCTGGAATTATCCTTTTGTCATTCCGTTTTCAGAAGTGGTGATGGCTCTGCTTGCGGGAAACTGTGTGGTGCTCAAGGCGGCAACGGAAACCCAGATGGCCGGGTTGGCACTGAAGGAGTGTCTGGATGCGGGGGGATTACCGGAGGGAGTTTTTTCCTATGTAAATATGGGGGGACCGGATGCTTCCCGGGCATTTCTGGAGCATGGAGTGCAGAAACTTTTTTTTACAGGATCCGTTTCCGCAGGAAAGCAGGTTGCGGAACTGGCTGCCAGAAAACTGATTCCCGTCTGTCTGGAGCTGGGCGGGAATGACGCTATGCTGGTCTGTGAGGATGCGGACCTGCATCGTGCCGCATCCGGAGCTCTGTGGGCGGGTTTTCAGAATGCGGGCCAGTCCTGTGGCGGGGTGGAACGGGTGTATGTCCATAAAGATGTCTACGCCCCGTTTCTGGAGATTCTGAAGGAAAAGACCCTGAGACTGAGAGTAGGATATGACCTTGACCATGGGGTGGATGTGGGATGCATGACGACCCTGCGTCAGGTGGAAACCGTGCAGGGGCATCTGGCGGATGCCCTGGAGAAGGGAGCCAGCGTATTCGTCCGTGCAGCATCATATTCAGGAAAGGATTCCTCCCGGTTTGTGACTCCTGTCGTACTGACGGAAGTGGATCATTCCATGAAGGTGATGCGGGAGGAGACCTTTGGTCCCGTGCTGGCCGTGATGAAGGTGCAGGATATGGATGAGGGAGTCCGGCTGGCCAATGACTCCACTTTGGGTCTGACCTGTTCCGTCTGGTCCCGCAATGGAAAGAGGGCGGAGACCCTTGCCCGGAAAATTTTTGTGGGGGTAGCCACCATCAATGACCACCTCATGAGCCACGGGTTGCCGGAAACCCCCTGGGGAGGTCCCGGGGAAACGGGGGGAGGGCGCACCCATGGTCAGCAGGGGTTTGATGAAATGACCCTGCCTTCGGTGCTGGTGCAGGACCGTTTTGCCTTTTTTGCAAGAAAGAATCTCTGGTGGTATCCCCACGGTCCTTCCGTTTATCAGGGGATTCGCGGAGCCTGTCATTTTTTTTATGGTCATGATCTCATGCAGCGCCTGAAGGGAAGCTGGGGTCTGATCCGGATTCTGCCAAGAATGCTAAAACCGTGAGGAATGAAAAACATGAAGTGTATTACAGGTACATCCAACCGGGTTCTTGAGGTGGATCTGGGAACCCGTTCCTTTTCCGTATATATCGTTTCCCGCGAAGAGCGCAGGCAATGGCTGGGCGCCAAGGGGCTTGGGCTGAAGCTTGTCTATGACCGTATGCCCATGAATGCTGACCCTCTTGGCCCTGATAATATGGTTGCCCTGATGCCGGGGGTACTGATGGGGACGGGGGCTCCCTGCTCCGGCCGTTTCCATGCGGTTACCCGGTCGCCCATGACCGGCATTATGACTTCTTCTTCCTGCGGCGGACCTTTCGGTATGCAGTTGAAGACAGCGGGCTGGGATGGCCTGCTGATCCGGGGCCAGTCATCAGATCCTGTGATTGTAAGGGTGGATTCGGAAGGGGTGGTGTTTGAAGATGCCCGGCCTTTCTGGGGTATGAATATCTCAGAAAGCCAGAAAGCGATGGTTCACGGGAAGGAATCAGCTCTGGTTATCGGCCCGGCAGGAGAAAAGGGAGTCGTTTTTGCCAATGTGGCTTCCGGGCATCGTTTTCTGGGGAGGGGAGGGATAGGCGCTGTCCTCGGAGCCAAAAAGGTGAAAGGCATTGTGGCAGAGGGGGGCAATTTTACCATTGCTCCTGCCAGTCCCAAAGCTTTTTCCAGGGTGAAGAAACGGGGAAATGCCTATATTCAGCGCAATGAAACCAGCGCGGTGGGTCTTCGCAACTATGGTACCAATATGAACCTTAATCCTGGTAATGAGGCCAATATCCTGCCGGTTCATAATTTTCAGGCTGGCCGCCATGACAGGTCT
The sequence above is drawn from the Desulfobotulus pelophilus genome and encodes:
- a CDS encoding tRNA lysidine(34) synthetase, which translates into the protein MLEKNKNYTKISKAVGRAAFQYRMFDSGERIAVGLSGGKDSLTLLRVLVDRQRISAIPYTLHPVYVDPGFDGGFDQDLVRWCAELGLSLTVEKTTHGPLAHSEENRKKSPCFLCALMRRKRLFSIAGDMGCRTLALGHTKDDIIETLFMNMCYAGKIGTMVPRQDLFKGRLRIIRPLSLVDEQQIVKLTRTFPDLFPVFSNPCPSAAHSKRRQIKGFLETLYRQDKKIKNNVFRSMGNVRMEYMLQSPPEADCHNPHTGEDEE
- the folE2 gene encoding GTP cyclohydrolase FolE2 yields the protein MKDVQRQRDERNLPIDKVGIKNLKYPITVLDREKGRQQTVADISMYVDLPHDAKGTHMSRFVEMLHLFREEVSLRSFSTILQEMRTLLEAERAHIDVTFPYFIEKKAPVSKEPGLMDYSCTISGSISAEGRTDLLSTVRVPVMSVCPCSLEISDIGAHTQRGMVTVSVRFRKFFWIEALIQRIEGCASSDVFSVLKRVDEKAVTEHAFRNPKFVEDIVRDVALSLQEDPNITWFSVSAENYESIHNHSAFAQIASESLQAL
- a CDS encoding TetR/AcrR family transcriptional regulator, which translates into the protein MTVLERTRGYARSEILDAATRLFLDKGVDKASLSDIASGAGVSKGTLHYHFASKNDLIFAITEAHMESITAELLRVLDHRGENPEELFSLLMTSLLEARTRGRLHLHLVGEAVGDNSVLGKRIETSYQRWEEMLSAALLRLFPGHRAAGAVASLMIAIIDGFIIQDLIRQNELPLSLLIESLMAMNRSFVVQDISEEESFRKG
- a CDS encoding iron-containing alcohol dehydrogenase gives rise to the protein MLPSSFEFHNPVKIISGYKVLDNLPYELSQMGAERPLIITDRGVVEAGLVRIVRSAFDSSGMTIGAVYDDVPPDSSVDTVNAIADVYRKNQCDSLVAVGGGSPIDTAKGVNILVSHEKGTLKDYMGADRLSGPLKPLVVVPTTAGTGSEVTLVAVIADTRDNVKMAFVSRHLMPDVALLDPRMTLTMPAKITASTGMDALSHAMEAWVGLQKNPLSDAHATAAITLIRHYLPLAIADGKDRTARLALANASCMAGAAFSNSMVGMVHALGHAAGAVCHIPHGVAMGIFLPHGLRYNLLKRADIIGELLLPFAGADIYAATPSAQRADRLIALLVEFQRFLKEKAGLPMRLKDAGVRDDQLGAIALKAINDGALMMNPAEMDMDDARRLLAEAF
- a CDS encoding aldehyde dehydrogenase family protein, with amino-acid sequence MRENRVGGNGHHTECRNPATDEVLGYSPLHSPEEVAGFIRKAEEVHSEWSALPLKRKIVAMKKIRRYMVDHLDDLALSIARDNGKTRMDALATEVFPAIAALGYYCRKAAFFLKDRSVGPSSLLFWNKRSRIRRLPFGVVGVISPWNYPFVIPFSEVVMALLAGNCVVLKAATETQMAGLALKECLDAGGLPEGVFSYVNMGGPDASRAFLEHGVQKLFFTGSVSAGKQVAELAARKLIPVCLELGGNDAMLVCEDADLHRAASGALWAGFQNAGQSCGGVERVYVHKDVYAPFLEILKEKTLRLRVGYDLDHGVDVGCMTTLRQVETVQGHLADALEKGASVFVRAASYSGKDSSRFVTPVVLTEVDHSMKVMREETFGPVLAVMKVQDMDEGVRLANDSTLGLTCSVWSRNGKRAETLARKIFVGVATINDHLMSHGLPETPWGGPGETGGGRTHGQQGFDEMTLPSVLVQDRFAFFARKNLWWYPHGPSVYQGIRGACHFFYGHDLMQRLKGSWGLIRILPRMLKP